Genomic DNA from Pseudorasbora parva isolate DD20220531a chromosome 17, ASM2467924v1, whole genome shotgun sequence:
acacacacacacacacacacacacacacacacacacacacacacacacacacacacacacacacacacacacacacacacaattaacaaagatacacattatataggcctacacagtgctttcatttcaggaagaattctagtaatcaaatgtaaaataacactgttcatcattaatagccaaaataatgcttattaaatctgaagttattcattcaagagctgtgagtgattttctctttgcatttggttgtttaattcgcagtaattcgttAGCAtgagcatgtttatttacaccgctgcctctttaagacagatgtgcagatctataggcgactgataataggcagattcACTACACTTTCTTCTGACTATATCCgtaataactacgtccattttagacacaaactgtgttttgtttaagagactctccaagccggtcattttgacacagatgtttgtgtacatttgatcgtttagacgcgagtgtgaaaccgaaagtgtaatttgctcgtctcgttgcggctgtttcagagagggcgccgacttgggaacaatctcttgcgcacatttttgtgctttaatcgctctttttattattaaacgcatcccacaatttaccaacagttgctagactgtattttacaacaataactgatcgtgctgattctgtcattacgttTGAGTTATAGGGAGAAATGATGGCgtaggctactgctgcaaagggaattaatttgcgctagacataaatattaaaattatattctttGCCAAAATCTaaagccaaaatctaaaataaaatcacattatcACAATCTAGTGTAAAGTataaccaggctatgtttgaatgtttagttctgtcctccTTCATCTCATTAGGGTTGTCGTtttgcgctctctctctctctctctctctctctctctctctctctctctctctctctctctctctctctcacgtgtattttcaaaagtaccgaaagcagaaccgataacggccgagcttatcgatacaacggtctttcaaaattcagccccggggcccgtttaataccggttttcggtacccatccctacacACGAGATTGCGGTACACTGACTATATATATGACAATGGTGGCTAATAAAGTTAACGGAATCGGACATTAGGGtattacaacaataataattaaaaaaaaaacaatttacatAATTATGGAATTTAGTATCTGAAAGAGATACAATTTCTGAATACCTGAACAAATCTGGAAATTGCATTAAATTATGTCAGCATTAGAGAAAGTCTGGATGCCGCGGTATAGATTATCCGTCATTCTTGAGAAAAGTCGAATTTGAATTACCTAAAGTAGCGCATAATATAGCCTATGCATTATAGCCATCttcaaaaaatttttttttttttaatcaaacaaaaataaaacgtgTATCAGTGATCACGTGCTTTTTCCAGCATGCATGGGCAGCGGGCCAGTGTTTGGTCTCTGAGCATAGTAAAGTGGAGCCACATGGATGCGCGTCCACCAGGCTAGTAAACGGTTGTCACTGTGTGAGAATAGCATCGAAATGCGATCGAAACAATCGGCTTGCGATAGCCTGTACACAGCGAACGAATTTTTTTTCAtccttttatatataatattccaCGCACACTTTTACGGCTAATGTGCATGCTCTATGGGTTAAGCGAGCCCGCGCGTAACATCGTATCTTCCCCATGCAGCTTCATACGAGGCGCTAAAGGATGAAGTAGCCTATCTGCACCCGGTCGTAGATTCCGTTTTAGCGCTTGATTTAAATTCCCGTGTCCGTGACTGTCATCCCGAGACCCCACCCCTGCCTTCTCTCCCTACATATCTTCTTAACTTTAACGAGCCTCGTTAAGATCACAATAATATTCCACCCTCTAATTGCTCATTCCATTCAACAAATAGGCGAGACTCTGCTTCGACTTCACACGAGTCAACGGAGGGAGGGTGCTGTTGAGATTGGAGTTCCTGATAACCCCCCGTGCGTGCAGCCGAAGTGGTGAAAGCCTCTACGTACTGGCTAATGATTGGCACGCTTGACAGTGATTGGCAGGGCTGCCATGACAACGCTACAACGACACCAAGAAGACCAATAGAAAAGCGAAACAAAATATTTCAATGCTACACTCACGGTGGATTTAGGGGGAGATATTATGAGGCTGGTGTCATTAGGCGATAGCTATTGAATCATTCAATCCGAATTCGTCGTTCTTTTTTCCTTCGCAAATTTCATTCACTCTCAGGTCATTTCCATGGTTTTCAGATCGCCTTTAGAGCTTTATCCCTCTCATTTCTTCCTGCCAAACTTTGCTGATCGCCCTTTGCTCTTGGCGAGCAGTGCGCCCAGCACCAGGTCTCCCGAAGACTTGTCAATGTTTCAGCTACCAACCCTAAACTTCTCTCCAGAGCAAGTGGCGAGCGTCTGCGAGACGCTGGAGGAGACCGGGGATATCGAGCGGCTGGGTCGCTTCCTATGGTCGCTTCCAGTGGCGCCGGGTGCTTGCGAGGCGATCAACAAGCATGAATCCATCCTTCGCGCCCGGGCTGTGGTTGCCTTCCACACAGGCAATTTTCGTGATCTCTACCACATTTTGGAGAACCACAAGTTTACCAAGGACTCGCATGGTAAACTACAAGCGATGTGGCTAGAGGCTCACTATCAGGAGGCCGAGAAACTACGCGGGCGTCCCCTAGGACCGGTTGATAAATACAGGGTGCGAAAGAAGTTTCCCCTGCCTAGAACCATCTGGGACGGTGAGCAGAAGACGCACTGTTTCAAAGAGCGAACGCGGAGTCTCTTGCGGGAGTGGTACCTTCAGGACCCCTACCCAAACCCCAGCAAGAAAAGGGAATTGGCTCAAGCCACTGGACTCACTCCTACACAGGTCGGAAATTGGTTTAAAAACCGGAGACAACGAGACAGGGCAGCGGCAGCAAAAAACAGGTCAGTCACGTTAGGCTATGTATGTTTACCTATCTATGGAAATGTCGTTTAAACGTTCGTAAAAGCGATAAATATAAACAGGCTATTCATAAATGCATGGTTGTGAAACATGTATTGTGTAAATATTGCCGTAAAAACAGAATCAAATAGATTTTTTAGAGACATGCAGAAATGAAGGAGCGTGAACGACGACATTTTAGTTGTGCCATGTGTAAGATGTTTAGAAAGTCTTTACAGGTAGGCTTAATAAAAGCAAATAGATAATATTACACGTATCATGTTTATTAAGATGATAAAAGGCAATGTAAAAGGTGGTTTCCTCTGATTCATTGATTAAAACTGAAATAGCTAAAATAACTTGCCATGATCAAATTCTTCACATCAAAGCTATTGTGTTCTACTTTGTTAAAAAATAGTATTTTGTCGTCTTTACcacattaaatatttaaatctcgaaaaaataattgattatacatttttagatactagagatagcaatacaaaTATGGATAAAGACTCATTTGAATGGGGGAAAACACTGTAAGTAAGCTATAACATTTGTCTGTTGCAATAttggaaaaataaaatctaCCCAAAGTAATTGTCAATGCAAAGTAattctatataaatataaatcattATGATGAATTAATCTGGGGTCTAGAGTTTAAATTTCTGCAAATGATTAGGCTAAAATTTGAACTTACCAATTCACTTCGTAATTATATTAGCCTACACATAACACGGCTTAAATTAGAGTGGGTTTTATTTCAGATAATTTATCTTAGTCAAATTATTTTTCCTCCTAAACGCTAAATGTAACGCTGTGTGTTGGGAATAAAAAGGCAGCAGAAACTAAGTACACACTTTGACTGGTGTAACTTATTCATATTATCAACAAATTGCACTTGACTGTAATGGATACACTGCTAATAGAAccaagaattattattattttgtcacacAGCACACTAAGACAACAATCTTTCTGACGTCAGTTTTAATACAAATTTAATGGGGGGAAAATGTTATTTGCATCATTAAGATACACATGTCCAGAGAAGTCAATCAAATCTCGAGGATAGATTTTAAATATGCTAATATTTTGCCATGTAGACTTAATCCTTGTAGCAACAAGGCTTTGTGTAATCGTATAGCTGTAGCATTCACTTTATCATGTAAGAAAATGTTATTGAGTTATTGAGTTTCTATTTTTATCTATACTGTTTTAAAGAACTTTGTATTGATAGGCTATAGTATAATTCATTACATGAAAATGGAGGCGCGTTTTTCAGTGGGGAAAAATGGCCTACAACTTTTCTATTCTAATGACATTCCTTTCTCTCACTTTTCTGCTGTAGGCTCCAGCATCAAGGAATAGGGCAGAATGGCATGCGGTCCCTTTCAGAATCCGGCTGCACTCCACGCAGCTCGGCGGAGTCGCCATCAACTGCAGCTAGTCCAACGACCAGTGTCTCGAGTATGACAGAGCGAGTCGACACGGGCACGTCGATTCTTTCAGTAACATCCAGTGACTCGGAATGCGACGTATGATACGCAAACAGAGAAATATATACAGGAAAATGGACCTGAATAAACTTTATTAATTATCGGGGAAGATGAAAAAGGACCAATTGATATTActattataaaaaaagaaaagaaaaaaaacataaagcaCGTGTTTTTCAAGCGCTTTCAATGGACCCCACACCTTTCCCCACCCCATCACTTGCATGATATATAtaactaaatatatatttttctttcattttttttttgtatatggGGAAATGTCCCACGTTTATTATGTCTACCAGGACCACCGTGAAGAGGGAATTACCAGAAACCGGTGTCCATcgcctttttttctgttttagtCCGAGTGACGACGGGCAGCCAGGATGCAATCCTCTTTTCCTTTATGTTCATCAGACAATCATTTGAGTCGTAAGCACCTTTTTACTACAATTTCTGTCACTGCCTGTGTGGGGTACTGGTCAAATGTGGAACTGAATCGTTATGACTGtatcagatttttatttttatttcgaGATTTTATATTGAATTATGTATATCTTAAATAATGCGATCATTCTCCCAGTCTGTAATATATGTGTAGAAATAAGTCTGTAAATAATATTGCTATACCCATTCTCTTTTCTATCCCTGTTCACTTTTCTTGGCTTGGTGTCCCTACATAAACTATTCGTCAAAGCGTAACTATAAAGTGCTCTAGGCGTTTTGTTTCTCTGTTTTATGCCATGAAGAGAACTCTAGTGACCATGAGTTATCAGTCGAGATCAATGCAAAAGACAAAATATTGGATATCTTCATCGACTGACCAAGTCTATTTCATGTTTCCAGTCCAGCGCTTATAATTCAATGTTACTTTCTTGCGTGCTTCTGTTAATGTATACGTTTCTAAACTGAAAATACAGTATTCCATTTTGTTATAAAACTGCATTATGTGTGTCATTTCCACAAATCCTTTTCTATAGCCTacaacaacatttaaactctCCAGAGGGCATGAAATAAGTTTTTTACTCGTGTTCAATATAATTCAACATGCACAATTTTTTGTACAGGAaggtttatttttgtttatttgtttattttattttttaaagaaaataatcaTTGTGACACGTTGAACATTCGTCTTTCTTTTTGTTAGTAGTCAGTGGCTAATGTACACAATGCAAAAATTAAGTGTACACCATTAAATTGAGTAAGCATGGAGGACTCCTCCCCTGGACCAGTGTCCCATTGTAGTCAACGAAGCGGCTTTTCATTCCAAATTGAGCTAGGCAAGGAAAAAGCTACCTTTGGGCGAGTAACACTAACAGACCATATACAGAGCACTTCAGTTACACGTTTAGTTAGTTTGCTACAGACTTTTTACAGGGCACtttaacaaacacaaacaatttATCGACGTAAATATAGCAATAAAGGTACATGTTTATTCTATAAATGGAGAGTAACTTTAGCTACTAAACAATAAGACGTTGAAGACTCAAGTTGTCCCGCTTGTGTCTCTGAAATTAGCTGCCAAATGTAGAGGAACAGCTTGTAGATGtgatgaataaattaatcaaaggCACTAATTTGTCAATGCACCGTGCTAACCTTTATTGAACAGGAGTTTAGCAATTTGTATCATTGACTAATTCTGTTTACATTAGTTAAAGACTCTTTTTTTATTCAGCGTAAacgaattaaaaaataataattatgcagCTATTTTGCCTCTTATCATCCGTCCACCCTTTTCTCATTCCCGTCAGTCCGTTTTACGGTAGAAAACTTGGAGACTAAACGAAagctgtagttttttttttagatctcACAACCGTCAATGATAGCAAATAAAGCTGTGTTTACTATTTCACTCACGTTCGTTATTATGTAGGGTGCTTTGTGTATGTCTTGAAAGTCCTCTCAAGTCTAAATCTGCGCGACCATCAGGGAATATCGATCCTAATGACACTTGATTAGGctatatagtaaaataaagaagcatttgatttgtattCATAGTTGATCGCGAGAGACTACTTTTTACTTCTGAAGTTCATCTGCAGAAAACAGATATGGACAATCAATGGTCGATGGAGCTCTCCAATCACTTTACACTGATCTTTATCATTCTATCCTCTCAGACTACATTAATGTATTGGCCGATATAACCTATGTCTTAAACATGTCTAGGAAATTAGTTAAGAGACGTGCcgttttcttttaaatatgaGAATCGctcatattacattatatttatttttagcttTATATAGTCTAAGACATCGCTAAAAACGATAGTTTGACTAAAATATCTTGAATATCCTACCAATTACTTTCGCTACAAACGATGCATTTCGCAGAGTTGCAAAGCGATATGGGccctcaaaaaatatttttctacccataaaaagttataattcaattgcatttatatatatatatatatatatatatatatatatatatatatatatatatatatatatatatatatatatatatatatatatatatatattgtgtgtgtgataaCTGGAGCAACAATACGCTTACATTTTCATCCACTGCCCAAGCATGTGTGTATTATCCCAATGGCGAGGGTGTCAAAAAGCCAGAATAGATTTTTTTGTCCTGTTCCCATAACCTTAGACGCACAGAGACAAATGAATGCAATTGGACCGCAGACGGCAATAAGAAAAGATTGTACAGCCCTGTTTTTTCTCTGATTTC
This window encodes:
- the six3a gene encoding homeobox protein SIX3a isoform X1 is translated as MVFRSPLELYPSHFFLPNFADRPLLLASSAPSTRSPEDLSMFQLPTLNFSPEQVASVCETLEETGDIERLGRFLWSLPVAPGACEAINKHESILRARAVVAFHTGNFRDLYHILENHKFTKDSHGKLQAMWLEAHYQEAEKLRGRPLGPVDKYRVRKKFPLPRTIWDGEQKTHCFKERTRSLLREWYLQDPYPNPSKKRELAQATGLTPTQVGNWFKNRRQRDRAAAAKNRLQHQGIGQNGMRSLSESGCTPRSSAESPSTAASPTTSVSSMTERVDTGTSILSVTSSDSECDV
- the six3a gene encoding homeobox protein SIX3a isoform X2, producing the protein MDLSQPKALRETGRKRACSSRRPAPFTSETSNGFIRSNELTQEQVASVCETLEETGDIERLGRFLWSLPVAPGACEAINKHESILRARAVVAFHTGNFRDLYHILENHKFTKDSHGKLQAMWLEAHYQEAEKLRGRPLGPVDKYRVRKKFPLPRTIWDGEQKTHCFKERTRSLLREWYLQDPYPNPSKKRELAQATGLTPTQVGNWFKNRRQRDRAAAAKNRLQHQGIGQNGMRSLSESGCTPRSSAESPSTAASPTTSVSSMTERVDTGTSILSVTSSDSECDV